From the Tenacibaculum dicentrarchi genome, the window AATCACATCCACCAGCATTAGACCATAAAGGACACTATTTATGTACTGTTGCAGCATGCGGAAATCCAACTATTGTAAAACCGATAAGAATAGGAAAAAGACATGGAAAACCAATTGTAATAAATAGGCAATTAATGATTGCAAATGCTTTTGAAGATGTTATTCAGGTTCACTATCCGAAAACACATCATTTTATTCGTAAAAATTATGACACTTATGGTTATAACTTATCGAAAGTTATAAATACAACTTTCAAATCTGATATAACTTATATATTAATGAAACCACTAGAATGGTTATTTATTATTTTTCTATATCTATTTTGCACAAAACCAGAAGAATTAATCAAAAGACAATACAGATAAACTTTCTAAAAAATGAGTACTTTTACACACTAATTATCAATAACTTAATATGAAAACATACATAAAATTAACTTTTCACATATCATTAATAGCTATTTTATATAGTTGTAAAACCACAAAACCAATAGTAAAAGAAATACCAAAAAATGAATATATTGAAACTAATATTACATTTAATAACTCATTAAATATTTCGCTTAAAAACTCAAAAAATCAATTAATAATAGAAAATTCTATTATTAATAAATTATCTGAAGAATTGATATTTAAAGATATTGCTCCAAGTTATTATATGAATATTGAAGGTATTTATACTATTCCTAAAAATATTAAGCAGATTACAAGTTCAACAACATATGATTTATACGATTACTACTTTGATAAAAAAGGCAGATTAGACTCTTTATATTCTAAAAGAAATGGCTCGTATAAAATTAATTATAATCAGAATGGTTTAATTGACTACATTAAAAATACTAAAGCCTACAAGAACTCTAAAAAGATAAAATCAACAAAATATTTAACATACTTTGCTACAGATAAAAATACGATTACAAAATATGAAACTAATAATAAGAACTTAATAGTATCTAATAATACATTTAGTCATAAATTTATTTATAATAATCAAGGAGAAATTATTAAAACAAATTATAATAAACCTATTGATAGTAACTTTATTGAATATTATACATTTAATAAAAATCTGTCAACTATAAAATTAATAAAAGCAATAGCTGGTACTTATTTTTTTATCAAAGGATATAAATTAGATAATAATGGTAAAATTATAAATACTTATTTTACAAATTATGGTATGGATTTAAATTCCAATTCGGTAAAACTAGATGAAATTTTATACAAAGATGACACTCCTGCTTTACTAACTAAATACGATAAAAACAAACGTGTTGTAGTAATTGAAAATGACAAAATCAAACATTTATATAAATATTATTAATCATTTATTCTTTCAAAAAACATAAAATAAAAAAGCTACATTACCTAGGTAATATAGCTTTTAAAATAAATGATACTTTTGGGTCACTGCTTACTTCTTAAAAAGTTTAGCCGTCCCTTTAAAGCCTTTTAATTCTATTGTAGGTTCGCCATATATTGCTACTTCACTTTTACCTTGGGCATATAAAATTAACTTTTTTCCTGCATATATAGAAGCATCTGCACTCCCTGAAGTATATATATCTACCTCCGAAATTTTCATTTCCTTTGCTTTCATATCAGCAGCTTCTTTTAAACTGAATGTTGCTTTTTTAGCTTCTCCTTCTAAATTTAAATCGGCTGAATTTATTAATTTAGCGGTAACATTATCGGCTAAAACATGAGCCTCTAACCTTGCTTTGTCCGACATTAAAAAAGTGGTGTTTGTTCCTTTTATTTTTAACGTTCCTTTTGATTTTCCAAGCATATTTACAATAACTTTTTCCGCTTTTAAATCTAATTCAAACTCACTTGAGTTATAGCAATCAATATGCATTACTTTTGAATTGAATATTCCGTCTCCTTTTATTTTAGCCCCATTTTTTAAGGTAATTTTTTCAAGTTTTACAAAATCTAATGCTATTT encodes:
- a CDS encoding GIN domain-containing protein; this encodes MKKIILVVFSVMISSVILAQDKQKIKGNKQVITTSKSIDKAFYKIEIDDALELSINHADKNSYVLTTDKNLHEVINFEVIDSVLKIATTHKIARSKKLKIALDFVKLEKITLKNGAKIKGDGIFNSKVMHIDCYNSSEFELDLKAEKVIVNMLGKSKGTLKIKGTNTTFLMSDKARLEAHVLADNVTAKLINSADLNLEGEAKKATFSLKEAADMKAKEMKISEVDIYTSGSADASIYAGKKLILYAQGKSEVAIYGEPTIELKGFKGTAKLFKK